A window from Solanum stenotomum isolate F172 chromosome 7, ASM1918654v1, whole genome shotgun sequence encodes these proteins:
- the LOC125871858 gene encoding pentatricopeptide repeat-containing protein At3g53360, mitochondrial, whose translation MIKRLGSFRSYVNHRIQSCFRNEQSSNDHIILLCKQKLFKQALESFELLERNTTYNLYPSTYAQLVSACSSLRSLQYARRVHSHILASNYQPDMIFQNHLLNMYGKCGSLKEARKVFDEMLERNLVSWTSIIAGYSQNGQENEALNLYFQMRQFGLIPDQFTYGSVIKTCSNMKQVELGKQLHGHVIKSEHGSHLIAQNALIAMYTKFNQIDEALTVFSHIKSKDLISWSSMIAGFAQLGYESEALSCFTEMLSQGIYKLNEFVFGSIFNVCRSLAQAEYGRQVHGLSIKFGLSFDAFAGCAVTDMYARCGWLYSARTAFYQIGNPDLASWNALIAGFAYGGDRDESVSLFSQMRALRLTPDDVTVRSLLCAFVSPCALFLGKQVHCYVSKSGFDLEISISNTLLSMYANCSDLPDAHKIFNEIKNKADLVSWNAILTAFLQQRDSGEVFSLFKMMLLSSNKPDHITLVNMLGASGKVASLEIGDQVCCYAMKNGLSEDIYVMNALIDMYVKCGHMTSAKKLFDSMKNPDAVSWSSLIVGYAQFGYGEEALDLFQKMRYLAVKPNQVTFVGVLTACSHVGRVKEGWQLFRAMETEFGIVPTREHCCCVVDMLARAGCIEEAEAFINQMEMDPDIVVWKTLLAACKTRNNLDVGKRAAEKILEIDPSNSAAHVLLCNIFASTGSWKDVASLRGQMRQKGVKKVPGQSWIEVKDRIHVFLAEDCMHAERDRIYSMLDELWLQMLDDDYLPLQI comes from the coding sequence ATGATAAAAAGGTTAGGATCATTCCGGAGCTATGTCAATCATAGGATACAGTCTTGTTTCAGGAATGAACAGTCAAGTAATGATCATATAATCTTGTTGTGTAAGCAAAAGTTATTTAAACAAGCTTTAGAGTCATTTGAGTTGTTAGAAAGGAACACGACTTATAATTTGTATCCAAGCACGTATGCTCAGCTAGTATCTGCGTGCTCATCTCTTAGATCCCTGCAGTATGCAAGAAGAGTTCATAGTCATATTTTAGCATCAAATTATCAACCAGACatgatttttcaaaatcatttgtTGAATATGTATGGGAAGTGTGGGTCGTTGAAGGAGGCTCGTAaggtgtttgatgaaatgcttgaacGAAATTTGGTTTCTTGGACTTCGATAATTGCTGGGTACTCACAAAATGGTCAGGAGAATGAAGCATTAAATCTTTACTTTCAAATGCGACAGTTTGGTCTTATACCTGACCAGTTCACATATGGAAGCGTAATCAAAACATGCTCAAATATGAAACAGGTAGAGTTAGGGAAGCAATTGCATGGCCATGTCATTAAATCGGAACATGGTTCCCACCTTATTGCTCAGAATGCACTGATTGCGATGTATACGAAGTTTAATCAAATTGATGAGGCATTGACAGTGTTCTCCCATATTAAATCAAAGGATCTGATTTCGTGGAGCTCAATGATTGCTGGATTTGCACAGCTTGGTTATGAATCAGAAGCTCTGTCCTGCTTCACGGAGATGCTTAGTCAGGGGATTTACAAACTGAATGAATTCGTTTTTGGAAGCATTTTTAATGTCTGTAGAAGTCTTGCACAAGCAGAATATGGAAGACAAGTACATGGTCTAAGTATAAAATTTGGGCTTAGTTTTGATGCTTTTGCTGGTTGCGCTGTTACTGACATGTATGCCAGATGTGGATGGTTGTATTCTGCAAGAACTGCATTCTACCAGATAGGAAATCCTGATCTTGCATCCTGGAATGCTCTGATTGCGGGGTTTGCATACGGAGGTGACCGTGATGAATCTGTATCTCTCTTTTCTCAGATGAGAGCTTTGAGGTTGACCCCAGATGATGTCACAGTTCGTTCTTTACTTTGTGCCTTTGTAAGTCCATGTGCTCTCTTCCTAGGAAAGCAAGTGCACTGCTATGTTAGTAAGAGTGGCTTTGATTTAGAGATTTCCATCTCTAATACATTACTTTCAATGTATGCCAACTGTTCAGATCTCCCGGATGCACATAAAATTTTCAAtgagataaaaaataaagcagATTTAGTCTCGTGGAATGCCATTCTTACAGCTTTTCTACAACAGAGAGATTCTGGAGAGGTCTTctcattatttaaaatgatgctTCTTTCTTCTAATAAGCCTGATCATATTACATTAGTTAATATGCTTGGGGCTTCTGGAAAAGTAGCCTCTTTGGAAATCGGAGACCAGGTTTGTTGCTATGCCATGAAAAATGGGCTAAGTGAAGATATTTATGTCATGAATGCTTTAATTGACATGTATGTGAAATGTGGACATATGACAAGCGCTAAGAAGCTCTTTGATAGTATGAAGAACCCTGATGCGGTTTCATGGAGTAGTTTAATAGTGGGGTATGCTCAGTTTGGATACGGAGAAGAAGCTCTAGACCTCTTCCAAAAGATGAGATATTTAGCTGTCAAGCCAAACCAAGTTACCTTTGTCGGGGTTTTGACTGCTTGTAGTCATGTTGGACGAGTAAAAGAAGGGTGGCAGTTGTTCAGAGCCATGGAAACGGAGTTTGGTATTGTACCAACTAGAGAGCATTGTTGCTGTGTAGTTGACATGCTTGCCCGAGCTGGCTGCATAGAAGAAGCAGAAGCTTTTATCAATCAAATGGAAATGGATCCTGATATTGTGGTGTGGAAAACTTTGTTAGCTGCTTGTAAGACACGTAACAATCTTGATGTTGGCAAACGAGCCGCAGAGAAAATTTTGGAGATTGATCCCTCGAATTCTGCTGCACATGTGTTACTCTGTAACATTTTTGCTTCTACGGGCAGTTGGAAGGATGTTGCATCACTTAGGGGTCAGATGAGACAAAAAGGTGTCAAAAAAGTTCCAGGTCAAAGCTGGATTGAAGTCAAGGACCGGATCCATGTCTTCTTGGCTGAGGACTGTATGCATGCAGAAAGGGACAGAATATATTCCATGCTAGATGAACTATGGCTGCAGATGCTGGATGATGATTATTTGCCCCTTCAGATTTAA